The Cloeon dipterum chromosome 3, ieCloDipt1.1, whole genome shotgun sequence genome includes a region encoding these proteins:
- the LOC135939541 gene encoding uncharacterized protein LOC135939541, which yields MVPAWPPPRLLSPPLLLLVAVAAFATACRISEFQCRNGRCVQLDRYCDAHDDCGDSSDEPKFCTACNRTYYGDVGKTYELELQKPQENRLPFLCHLTFTANGHIHGDLVQLIFDAFQVGRYEVSSFDGCPDGSMQLSELGRPFTGGSWCGSSSAPGGQNIYYSETSTVTLSIRLYPGLRSSTSPFEFRLRYKFISHENAVVRFGPPGAPLERGTPVPGTYCSRNYDECDRRRCRLQSPNYPGIYPRNVTCYLIIRQKNPPNCKHAMIAVRQEGTHKMHIKRRSVDNATMLASPSSVSGALRAWKDCTSDKDHLIFYDGHTTNDPVLVKFCGGDWLPPIVTRGPQMLVAFHSSPFSAPLNDAPTSALSLKGFELDVDVIFVDSDSFDFSKDAVKCEFWINATKSMLPEDDSEMAQERPLEFGDDSGGPRRPDSRTLRGGVINSPRHTLSPNTTCHYHFVGRPGDRVWIAFESYWHQSLLPPPGDPMPLPPPSKVAAKQYKPTTTTTTTTTPAPKKGKKNQCASWLKVWEPGSAKAMAEHCDTSPKLCDHAMLANSSRIMRTCGPHESYLSVDKNLQMEHKTLPGTALYPSNFRLRYEFVDTRLAGELWKGSVPPGDHSPRCTRILRQPPVNFTSPKNVFLFGRGGSANLSCVYRLEAPHGRAVKVTLKRTSFGDDSPGRCVTRPDPYNNRPRCVNVQPESDGRWAELRIIEVPWRDVRAPHACVCDNSSVGMEYETSSRVLELHLVVKGMTPNEDFDDFHFEAFFDTVPTGSGGGDCAKDHRGKGTGGEVTFHGPPVPPTMAPGGAEPTRAPLLRTKSLGCGHLPWLLEAEDKHSLFLLTWGTLLPLDPSQVVGGVADNEISKCTTQNRILIYTGRPARLIRVVCPVAPHSVQYAINVYTDEWWGADSLLLSSLPAAVQPQQGGAFLEPSRPPLFLVEFVGREPGTHGIQWLDVTKVRSTSAALLQPPSDPSLSPFFYYSAENSSDTGSECPFRCPELDACISGALWCDGQVNCPSGYDENDANCEAYSMTWAYIYMIVGVAVLTVSCVSCAICGLMTANRRRQYEKRRRKEDTDSSYMGTIRSIRSRTTTEDFMFDPS from the exons ATGGTTCCAGCATGGCCGCCACCGCGGCTGCTTTccccgccgctgctgctgctggtggccGTGGCCGCCTTTGCCACCGCCTGCCGGATCTCAGAGTTCCAGTGCCGAAATGGACGCTGCGTCCAACTGGACCGTTACTGCGATGCCCACGACGATTGCGGCGACAGTAGCGACGAGCCCAAATTCTGCACTG CGTGCAACCGGACGTACTACGGTGACGTGGGCAAGACGTACGAGCTGGAGCTGCAGAAGCCCCAAGAGAACCGGCTGCCCTTCCTCTGTCACCTCACCTTCACAGCCAACGGTCACATCCATGGCGACTTGGTTCAG TTGATCTTCGACGCGTTCCAAGTGGGGCGGTATGAGGTGTCCTCATTTGATGGCTGTCCCGACGGCTCGATGCAGTTGTCCGAACTGGGCCGGCCCTTCACCGGCGGCTCGTGGTGCGGCTCGTCGAGTGCGCCAGGCGGCCAAAACATTTACTACAGCGAGACCAGCACGGTGACCCTGTCGATCCGGCTGTACCCTGGCCTCAGGTCGTCGACCTCGCCGTTCGAATTCCGGCTCAGGTACAAGTTCATCAGCCACGAGAACGCCGTGGTGCGCTTCGGGCCCCCAGGGGCGCCGCTCGAGCGGGGCACCCCCGTGCCGGGCACCTACTGTAGCCGCAACTACGACGAGTGCGACCGGCGCAGGTGCCGCTTGCAGTCGCCAAATTACCCTGGCATCTACCCTCGCAATGTCACCTGCTACCTGATCATCCGCCAAAAGAACCCGCCAAACTGCAAACACGCTATGATCGCTGTCAGACAG GAGGGCACGCACAAGATGCACATAAAGCGGCGCTCGGTGGACAACGCCACGATGCTGGCGTCGCCGTCCTCCGTTAGTGGCGCCTTGCGTGCGTGGAAAGACTGCACCAGCGACAAGGACCACCTGATCTTCTACGACGGCCACACCACCAACGACCCTGTGCTGGTCAAGTTCTGCGGCGGCGACTGGCTGCCGCCCATCGTCACCAGGGGCCCGCAGATGCTGGTCGCGTTCCACTCGTCGCCGTTCAGCGCGCCGCTCAACGACGCGCCAACCTCTGCCCTCTCGCTCAAGGGCTTCGAGCTCGACGTCGACGTCATTTTTGTCGACTCGGACTCGTTCGACTTCTCCAAGGATGCTGTCAA GTGCGAATTCTGGATAAACGCAACGAAGAGTATGTTGCCTGAGGACGACTCGGAGATGGCGCAGGAGCGACCGCTCGAGTTCGGCGACGATTCGGGCGGCCCGCGGCGGCCAGACTCGCGTACGCTGCGTGGCGGCGTGATCAACAGCCCGCGGCACACGCTGTCGCCGAACACGACGTGCCACTACCACTTCGTCGGGCGGCCCGGCGACCGCGTGTGGATTGCCTTCGAGTCGTATTGGCACCAGTcactgctgccgccgccgggcGACCCCATGCCACTGCCTCCGCCCTCCAAGGTGGCGGCCAAGCAGTACAAACCGACAACCACCACCACGACGACCACCACGCCAGCGCCAAAAAAGGGGAAGAAGAACCAGTGCGCCTCCTGGCTAAAG GTGTGGGAGCCGGGGTCGGCGAAGGCGATGGCAGAGCACTGCGACACGTCACCCAAGCTGTGCGACCACGCGATGCTGGCTAACTCGTCGCGCATCATGCGCACGTGCGGCCCACACGAAAGCTACTTGTCAGTGGACAAGAACCTGCAGATGGAGCACAAGACGCTGCCGGGCACGGCGCTCTACCCGTCCAATTTCCGACTGCGCTACGAATTCGTGGACACGCGGCTGGCTGGCGAACTGTGGAAGGGCTCCGTACCGCCCGGCGATCACTCGCCTCGCTGCACGCGCATCCTCAGGCAGCCGCCGGTCAACTTCACCTCGCCCAAGAACGTCTTCCTCTTCGGCAGGGGCGGCAGCGCCAACCTGTCGTGCGTCTACAGGCTAGAAGCGCCGCACGGCAGGGCTGTCAAGGTTACTCTGAAGCGGACGTCCTTCGGCGACGACTCGCCCGGCAGGTGCGTCACCCGCCCTGATCCGTACAACAACCGGCCCAGGTGCGTCAACGTCCAGCCAGAGTCGGACGGCCGCTGGGCGGAACTCAGGATCATCGAG GTGCCGTGGCGCGATGTGCGGGCGCCACACGCGTGTGTTTGTGACAACTCGAGTGTCGGCATGGAGTACGAAACGTCGTCGCGGGTGCTCGAGCTGCATCTGGTGGTGAAGGGGATGACACCGAATGAGGACTTTGACGACTTCCACTTTGAGGCCTTCTTCGACACGGTGCCGAcgggcagcggcggcggagacTGCGCTAAGGACCACCGCGGCAAGGGCACCGGCGGCGAGGTCACCTTCCACGGCCCGCCGGTGCCGCCCACCATGGCGCCAGGTGGCGCCGAGCCGACCCGGGCGCCGCTGCTGCGCACCAAGTCGCTTGGTTGTGGGCACTTACCGTGGTTGCTCGAGGCTGAGGACAAACACAGCCTCTTCCTGCTCACCTGGGGCACCCTGCTGCCTCTCGATCCCTCTCAGGTTGTGGGTGGAGTCGCCGACAACGAGATCTCAAAGTGCACCACACAGAATCGCATTCTCATTTACACCGGTAGACCAGCCAG ACTGATCCGCGTCGTGTGTCCCGTGGCGCCGCATTCGGTGCAGTACGCGATCAACGTGTACACGGATGAGTGGTGGGGCGCCGACAGCCTCCTGCTCTCCTCCCTGCCAGCGGCCGTCCAGCCGCAGCAGGGCGGCGCCTTCCTCGAGCCCTCGAGGCCGCCGCTCTTCCTCGTCGAGTTTGTCGGCAGGGAGCCTGGCACGCACGGCATCCAGTGGCTCGACGTGACTAAA GTTCGGTCAACCAGTGCTGCCCTCTTGCAGCCTCCATCAGACCCGTCGCTGAGCCCGTTCTTCTACTACTCGGCGGAGAACTCGAGCGACACCGGCAGTGAATGTCCGTTCCGGTGTCCCGAGCTGGACGCGTGCATCAGCGGGGCGCTATGGTGCGACGGCCAGGTCAACTGTCCGAGCGGTTACGACGAGAACGACGCCAACTGCGAGGCGTACTCGATGACCTGGGCCTACATCTACATGATCGTGGGTGTGGCTGTGCTGACCGTGTCGTGCGTGTCGTGCGCAATTTGCGGCCTGATGACGGCCAACCGGCGGCGGCAGTACGAGAAGCGGCGTAGGAAAGAGGACACGGACTCGTCCTACATGGGCACCATCCGCAGCATCCGCAGCCGCACGACAACCGAGGACTTCATGTTCGACCCATCCTGA